Proteins found in one Hevea brasiliensis isolate MT/VB/25A 57/8 chromosome 18, ASM3005281v1, whole genome shotgun sequence genomic segment:
- the LOC131175963 gene encoding loganic acid O-methyltransferase-like isoform X2, translating into MEALVRETVLKNDVEGPIREIGGLGANSYFKNSVYQRRAANVTKDIIDEVITKKLDVKSLSSASNRTICLADFGCAVGPNTFTSLQSLIDIVKKKYLSQFPNEPMPEFQVFFNDQPSNDFNTLFRSLPPDREYFAAGVPGSFHGRVFPKSSLHVVQSNYALHWLSKIPESLVDKNSPAWNKGKIHYAGASDEVLKAYGERWAEDLNNFLNARAEEIVPGGMVIVIMPSIPDGMPYSELANGLLYSSFESTLLDMSKRGIISEDQVDAFNLPIYAAPPGEFAAVVEKNGYFDIEAIGLTNPAPWLTDDVHVDMKEYVRHIRAPMEGMFTKHFPNEIVDEMFEQLLVNKLPKVFDKMERAYKDKIQSYYVLQRK; encoded by the exons ATGGAAGCATTGGTGAGAGAAACAGTACTGAAAAACGATGTGGAAGGACCCATCCGAGAGATCGGTGGATTAGGAGCCAACAGCTACTTCAAAAACTCAGTCTACCAG AGAAGAGCTGCAAATGTCACAAAGGATATAATAGATGAAGTAATCACCAAGAAGCTAGATGTGAAATCCCTCTCATCTGCTTCCAATAGAACAATTTGTCTTGCTGATTTTGGATGCGCAGTTGGTCCAAATACATTTACTTCTTTGCAATCTCTAATAGATATAGTTAAAAAGAAATATCTATCCCAATTCCCTAATGAACCCATGCCTGAATTTCAAGTGTTCTTTAATGATCAACCCTCAAATGATTTCAATACCCTCTTCAGGTCTCTCCCACCTGACAGGGAATACTTTGCAGCCGGGGTGCCAGGTTCTTTTCATGGCCGAGTATTCCCTAAATCTTCCCTCCATGTTGTGCAATCCAATTATGCACTCCATTGGCTCTCTAAGATACCAGAAAGTTTGGTAGACAAGAACTCTCCTGCGTGGAACAAAGGGAAGATTCACTATGCAGGCGCCTCTGATGAGGTACTTAAAGCATATGGAGAAAGATGGGCTGAAGACCTAAATAATTTCTTGAACGCAAGAGCTGAAGAGATAGTGCCTGGAGGGATGGTTATAGTTATCATGCCAAGTATCCCTGATGGAATGCCTTATTCTGAACTTGCAAATGGCCTATTGTACAGTAGTTTCGAATCAACCCTCCTTGATATGTCGAAAAGG GGAATAATAAGTGAAGACCAAGTGGATGCCTTCAACTTGCCAATATATGCTGCTCCTCCAGGAGAATTTGCTGCTGTGGTGGAAAAGAATGGGTATTTCGACATTGAAGCGATAGGACTAACAAATCCAGCTCCTTGGCTAACAGATGACGTGCACGTTGATATGAAAGAATATGTGAGGCACATTAGGGCTCCAATGGAAGGAATGTTCACCAAACACTTCCCAAATGAAATTGTGGATGAAATGTTCGAGCAGTTACTGGTAAATAAACTTCCGAAGGTCTTCGACAAAATGGAAAGAGCTTACAAGGACAAAATTCAATCTTACTACGTCCTTCAACGTAAATGA
- the LOC131175963 gene encoding loganic acid O-methyltransferase-like isoform X1, with the protein MEALVRETVLKNDVEGPIREIGGLGANSYFKNSVYQRRAANVTKDIIDEVITKKLDVKSLSSASNRTICLADFGCAVGPNTFTSLQSLIDIVKKKYLSQFPNEPMPEFQVFFNDQPSNDFNTLFRSLPPDREYFAAGVPGSFHGRVFPKSSLHVVQSNYALHWLSKIPESLVDKNSPAWNKGKIHYAGASDEVLKAYGERWAEDLNNFLNARAEEIVPGGMVIVIMPSIPDGMPYSELANGLLYSSFESTLLDMSKRQGIISEDQVDAFNLPIYAAPPGEFAAVVEKNGYFDIEAIGLTNPAPWLTDDVHVDMKEYVRHIRAPMEGMFTKHFPNEIVDEMFEQLLVNKLPKVFDKMERAYKDKIQSYYVLQRK; encoded by the exons ATGGAAGCATTGGTGAGAGAAACAGTACTGAAAAACGATGTGGAAGGACCCATCCGAGAGATCGGTGGATTAGGAGCCAACAGCTACTTCAAAAACTCAGTCTACCAG AGAAGAGCTGCAAATGTCACAAAGGATATAATAGATGAAGTAATCACCAAGAAGCTAGATGTGAAATCCCTCTCATCTGCTTCCAATAGAACAATTTGTCTTGCTGATTTTGGATGCGCAGTTGGTCCAAATACATTTACTTCTTTGCAATCTCTAATAGATATAGTTAAAAAGAAATATCTATCCCAATTCCCTAATGAACCCATGCCTGAATTTCAAGTGTTCTTTAATGATCAACCCTCAAATGATTTCAATACCCTCTTCAGGTCTCTCCCACCTGACAGGGAATACTTTGCAGCCGGGGTGCCAGGTTCTTTTCATGGCCGAGTATTCCCTAAATCTTCCCTCCATGTTGTGCAATCCAATTATGCACTCCATTGGCTCTCTAAGATACCAGAAAGTTTGGTAGACAAGAACTCTCCTGCGTGGAACAAAGGGAAGATTCACTATGCAGGCGCCTCTGATGAGGTACTTAAAGCATATGGAGAAAGATGGGCTGAAGACCTAAATAATTTCTTGAACGCAAGAGCTGAAGAGATAGTGCCTGGAGGGATGGTTATAGTTATCATGCCAAGTATCCCTGATGGAATGCCTTATTCTGAACTTGCAAATGGCCTATTGTACAGTAGTTTCGAATCAACCCTCCTTGATATGTCGAAAAGG caGGGAATAATAAGTGAAGACCAAGTGGATGCCTTCAACTTGCCAATATATGCTGCTCCTCCAGGAGAATTTGCTGCTGTGGTGGAAAAGAATGGGTATTTCGACATTGAAGCGATAGGACTAACAAATCCAGCTCCTTGGCTAACAGATGACGTGCACGTTGATATGAAAGAATATGTGAGGCACATTAGGGCTCCAATGGAAGGAATGTTCACCAAACACTTCCCAAATGAAATTGTGGATGAAATGTTCGAGCAGTTACTGGTAAATAAACTTCCGAAGGTCTTCGACAAAATGGAAAGAGCTTACAAGGACAAAATTCAATCTTACTACGTCCTTCAACGTAAATGA